A window of Balearica regulorum gibbericeps isolate bBalReg1 chromosome Z, bBalReg1.pri, whole genome shotgun sequence contains these coding sequences:
- the ZBTB5 gene encoding zinc finger and BTB domain-containing protein 5 isoform X1 gives MSDAEAAVILGQLHGRTCIFFLILLLRIARIMDFPGHFEQIFQQLNYQRLHGQLCDCVIVVGNRHFKAHRSVLAACSTHFRALFTVAEGDQTMNMIQLDSEVVTAEAFAALIDMMYTSTLMLGESNVMDVLLAASHLHLNSVVKACKHYLTTRTLPMSPPSDRVQEQNARMQRSFMLQQLGLSIVSSALNSTQSTEEQPNTMSSSMRSNIEQRTTFPIRRLHKRKQSSEDRARQRIRPAMDESVSDVTAESGQSVVHSREDFFSPDSLKIVDNSKADAVADNQEDNTIMFDQSFSAQEDAQVPSQSDNSGGNISQMSMASQATQVETSYDQESASEKNNFPCENPEVSLNEKEHMRVVVKSEPLSSPEPQDEVSDVTSQAEGSESVEVEGGVVSGEKIELSPESSDRSFSDPQSSTDRVGDIHIMEVPNNLEHKSTFSISNFLNKSRGGGFGASQNSDDNIPNTTSDCRMDSDASYLMSPESGPAGGHSSATVSHVENPFSEPADSHFVRPMQDVMGLPCVQTSGYRAAEQFGMDFPRSGLGLHSLSRAMMGSVRGGASSFPGYRRIAPKMPVVTSVRSSQLQDNSSGSQLIMNGTTSFENGHPSQPGPPQLTRASADVLSKCKKALSEHNVLVVEGARKYACKICCKTFLTLTDCKKHIRVHTGEKPYACLKCGKRFSQSSHLYKHSKTTCLRWQSSNLPSTLL, from the exons ATGTCTGATGCTGAGGCAGCTGTTATACTAGGTCAGCTACATGGCAGaacctgtattttcttcctcatcctcctcctcaggaTTGCCAG gaTCATGGATTTTCCAGGACACTTTGAGCAAATCTTTCAGCAGCTCAACTACCAGAGGCTTCACGGCCAACTTTGTGACTGTGTCATTGTGGTGGGAAACAGGCATTTCAAAGCCCATCGCTCTGTTTTGGCAGCATGTAGCACACATTTCCGAGCTCTATTTACTGTAGCAGAAGGAGATCAGACTATGAATATGATTCAGCTGGACAGCGAAGTGGTGACAGCAGAAGCTTTTGCTGCTCTGATAGACATGATGTATACTTCTACACTAATGCTTGGGGAGAGCAATGTTATGGATGTCTTGCTGGCTGCTTCTCACTTACATTTGAACTCTGTTGTTAAAGCATGCAAACACTACCTTACTACCAGGACGCTGCCAATGTCTCCACCGAGTGACAGAGTTCAAGAGCAGAATGCACGCATGCAGAGGTCTTTCATGCTCCAGCAGCTTGGACTGAGCATTGTGAGCTCTGCGTTAAATTCCACTCAGAGCACAGAGGAACAACCAAATACCATGAGCTCCTCGATGAGAAGTAACATCGAACAGCGCACTACTTTTCCTATCCGTCGTCTCCACAAACGTAAACAGTCTTCTGAAGATCGGGCCAGACAGCGCATCAGGCCTGCTATGGATGAGTCTGTTTCCGATGTGACTGCTGAGAGCGGGCAGTCAGTAGTTCATTCACGGGAAGATTTCTTCTCGCCCGATTCACTGAAGATTGTGGACAACTCTAAGGCTGATGCTGTTGCTGATAACCAGGAGGATAATACTATTATGTTTGATCAGTCTTTCAGTGCTCAGGAAGATGCTCAAGTGCCCAGCCAGTCTGACAACAGTGGAGGAAACATTTCACAGATGTCCATGGCATCCCAGGCAACACAGGTGGAAACCAGCTATGACCAGGAGTCTGCTTCTGAGAAGAACAACTTCCCATGTGAAAATCCGGAGGTCAGTCTGAACGAAAAAGAGCACATGAGGGTGGTAGTGAAGTCTGAGCCCTTGAGTTCCCCAGAGCCTCAAGACGAGGTGAGCGATGTCACTTCCCAGGCAGAGGGCAGTGAGTCTGTTGAAGTGGAAGGAGGAGTAGTGAGCGGAGAGAAGATAGAACTGAGTCCTGAGAGCAGTGATCGTAGCTTTTCTGACCCGCAGTCCAGTACTGATAGGGTGGGAGACATCCATATTATGGAGGTGCCAAATAACTTGGAACACAAGTCTACTTTCAGTATCTcaaattttctaaataaaagcagaggtGGTGGCTTTGGTGCTAGTCAAAACAGTGATGACAACATTCCAAATACCACCAGTGACTGCAGAATGGACAGTGATGCCTCTTATTTGATGAGTCCAGAGTCGGGGCCTGCTGGTGGCCATTCATCTGCCACCGTCTCTCATGTCGAGAATCCATTTAGTGAGCCTGCAGACTCTCATTTTGTTAGACCAATGCAGGATGTGATGGGTCTCCCCTGTGTACAGACTTCTGGGTACCGGGCGGCAGAACAGTTTGGCATGGATTTTCCACGGTCAGGCTTGGGCTTGCACTCCCTGTCAAGAGCAATGATGGGCTCAGTAAGAGGTGGAGCTAGCAGCTTTCCTGGTTATCGCCGCATAGCCCCCAAAATGCCTGTGGTGACGTCTGTCAGGAGCTCCCAGCTGCAAGATAACTCATCCGGTTCCCAGCTGATCATGAATGGGACCACTTCGTTTGAAAATGGGCATCCGTCACAACCTGGTCCGCCACAGCTGACAAGGGCATCTGCAGATGTCCTTTCGAAATGCAAGAAGGCCTTATCTGAGCACAACGTCTTGGTTGTAGAAGGTGCACGCAAGTATGCATGCAAGATCTGCTGCAAGACGTTTCTGACCTTGACAGACTGCAAGAAACACATCCGTGTGCACACAGGAGAAAAGCCTTATGCCTGCCTGAAGTGTGGCAAGCGGTTCAGCCAGTCCAGCCACCTGTATAAGCACTCCAAGACAACCTGCCTGAGGTGGCAGAGCAGCAATCTGCCTAGCACTTTGCTTTAA
- the ZBTB5 gene encoding zinc finger and BTB domain-containing protein 5 isoform X2 translates to MDFPGHFEQIFQQLNYQRLHGQLCDCVIVVGNRHFKAHRSVLAACSTHFRALFTVAEGDQTMNMIQLDSEVVTAEAFAALIDMMYTSTLMLGESNVMDVLLAASHLHLNSVVKACKHYLTTRTLPMSPPSDRVQEQNARMQRSFMLQQLGLSIVSSALNSTQSTEEQPNTMSSSMRSNIEQRTTFPIRRLHKRKQSSEDRARQRIRPAMDESVSDVTAESGQSVVHSREDFFSPDSLKIVDNSKADAVADNQEDNTIMFDQSFSAQEDAQVPSQSDNSGGNISQMSMASQATQVETSYDQESASEKNNFPCENPEVSLNEKEHMRVVVKSEPLSSPEPQDEVSDVTSQAEGSESVEVEGGVVSGEKIELSPESSDRSFSDPQSSTDRVGDIHIMEVPNNLEHKSTFSISNFLNKSRGGGFGASQNSDDNIPNTTSDCRMDSDASYLMSPESGPAGGHSSATVSHVENPFSEPADSHFVRPMQDVMGLPCVQTSGYRAAEQFGMDFPRSGLGLHSLSRAMMGSVRGGASSFPGYRRIAPKMPVVTSVRSSQLQDNSSGSQLIMNGTTSFENGHPSQPGPPQLTRASADVLSKCKKALSEHNVLVVEGARKYACKICCKTFLTLTDCKKHIRVHTGEKPYACLKCGKRFSQSSHLYKHSKTTCLRWQSSNLPSTLL, encoded by the coding sequence ATGGATTTTCCAGGACACTTTGAGCAAATCTTTCAGCAGCTCAACTACCAGAGGCTTCACGGCCAACTTTGTGACTGTGTCATTGTGGTGGGAAACAGGCATTTCAAAGCCCATCGCTCTGTTTTGGCAGCATGTAGCACACATTTCCGAGCTCTATTTACTGTAGCAGAAGGAGATCAGACTATGAATATGATTCAGCTGGACAGCGAAGTGGTGACAGCAGAAGCTTTTGCTGCTCTGATAGACATGATGTATACTTCTACACTAATGCTTGGGGAGAGCAATGTTATGGATGTCTTGCTGGCTGCTTCTCACTTACATTTGAACTCTGTTGTTAAAGCATGCAAACACTACCTTACTACCAGGACGCTGCCAATGTCTCCACCGAGTGACAGAGTTCAAGAGCAGAATGCACGCATGCAGAGGTCTTTCATGCTCCAGCAGCTTGGACTGAGCATTGTGAGCTCTGCGTTAAATTCCACTCAGAGCACAGAGGAACAACCAAATACCATGAGCTCCTCGATGAGAAGTAACATCGAACAGCGCACTACTTTTCCTATCCGTCGTCTCCACAAACGTAAACAGTCTTCTGAAGATCGGGCCAGACAGCGCATCAGGCCTGCTATGGATGAGTCTGTTTCCGATGTGACTGCTGAGAGCGGGCAGTCAGTAGTTCATTCACGGGAAGATTTCTTCTCGCCCGATTCACTGAAGATTGTGGACAACTCTAAGGCTGATGCTGTTGCTGATAACCAGGAGGATAATACTATTATGTTTGATCAGTCTTTCAGTGCTCAGGAAGATGCTCAAGTGCCCAGCCAGTCTGACAACAGTGGAGGAAACATTTCACAGATGTCCATGGCATCCCAGGCAACACAGGTGGAAACCAGCTATGACCAGGAGTCTGCTTCTGAGAAGAACAACTTCCCATGTGAAAATCCGGAGGTCAGTCTGAACGAAAAAGAGCACATGAGGGTGGTAGTGAAGTCTGAGCCCTTGAGTTCCCCAGAGCCTCAAGACGAGGTGAGCGATGTCACTTCCCAGGCAGAGGGCAGTGAGTCTGTTGAAGTGGAAGGAGGAGTAGTGAGCGGAGAGAAGATAGAACTGAGTCCTGAGAGCAGTGATCGTAGCTTTTCTGACCCGCAGTCCAGTACTGATAGGGTGGGAGACATCCATATTATGGAGGTGCCAAATAACTTGGAACACAAGTCTACTTTCAGTATCTcaaattttctaaataaaagcagaggtGGTGGCTTTGGTGCTAGTCAAAACAGTGATGACAACATTCCAAATACCACCAGTGACTGCAGAATGGACAGTGATGCCTCTTATTTGATGAGTCCAGAGTCGGGGCCTGCTGGTGGCCATTCATCTGCCACCGTCTCTCATGTCGAGAATCCATTTAGTGAGCCTGCAGACTCTCATTTTGTTAGACCAATGCAGGATGTGATGGGTCTCCCCTGTGTACAGACTTCTGGGTACCGGGCGGCAGAACAGTTTGGCATGGATTTTCCACGGTCAGGCTTGGGCTTGCACTCCCTGTCAAGAGCAATGATGGGCTCAGTAAGAGGTGGAGCTAGCAGCTTTCCTGGTTATCGCCGCATAGCCCCCAAAATGCCTGTGGTGACGTCTGTCAGGAGCTCCCAGCTGCAAGATAACTCATCCGGTTCCCAGCTGATCATGAATGGGACCACTTCGTTTGAAAATGGGCATCCGTCACAACCTGGTCCGCCACAGCTGACAAGGGCATCTGCAGATGTCCTTTCGAAATGCAAGAAGGCCTTATCTGAGCACAACGTCTTGGTTGTAGAAGGTGCACGCAAGTATGCATGCAAGATCTGCTGCAAGACGTTTCTGACCTTGACAGACTGCAAGAAACACATCCGTGTGCACACAGGAGAAAAGCCTTATGCCTGCCTGAAGTGTGGCAAGCGGTTCAGCCAGTCCAGCCACCTGTATAAGCACTCCAAGACAACCTGCCTGAGGTGGCAGAGCAGCAATCTGCCTAGCACTTTGCTTTAA